The window acgagaggtctcgggttcgagcctggcttggtgcaatttttttaaaactgactcctaaggtagttttatacttttaaaaattattattattattaatattattattattatccttaggtatttctacaattattaattttacaaaacaaaagatatatatgtaaatatattattacataaaatatactaatattacataaaattatgtttcaactaatattattgatataacattaattaaatatcaaataagtatcataatatattataagaataattaatacataacaaatatataaacttaattgatttatactataatgtgttaatacttgatataggttcgtgaatccgaggccaaccctgcattgttcaatgtcgtcatatgtatttttactacaaaatacagtattgtgagtttcatttacctttttaccctttatatttttgggctgagaatacatgcgcaacttttataactgttttacgaaatagacacaagtaatcgaaattacgttctatggttgaatgatcgaaactgaatatgcccctttttattaagtctggtaatctaagaattagggaacagacaccctaattgacgcgaactctaaagatagatctatcggacccaacaagccccatccaaagtaccggatgctttagtacttcgaaatttatatcatgtccgaaggaggatcccggaatgatggggatattcttatatgcatattgtgaatgtcggttaccaggtgttcaatccatatgaatgatatttttgtctctatgcatgagacgtatgattatgagaaatggaagtatgaaatcttgtggtctattaaaattatgaaatgattctttatgataaactaatgaactcaccaaccttttggttgacactttaaagcatgtttattctcaggtacgaaagaaatcttccgctgtgcatttgctcatattagagatatcacttggagtcattcatgacatatttcaaaagatgttgtattcgagtcgttgagttcatcaagattattattaagtcaattatatttggatatattatgaaatgctttacatgactgtcaactgtcgatgtaacgaaagtttgtcttttaaaaacgaatgcaatgtttgtaaaatttatcatatagaggtcaattacctcgcgatgtaatcaactgttgtgaatcgtttgtaatcgatatggacttcgtccggatggattaggacgggtctctacaaaggATCGGTTATTTTGGTCTCTGGTTGAAGTGAACAAGCTTAAGGTCGACGTAGATGAAGGTTTTCAATCGGCCAAAGATAAATCAGAAGGTGATAATGAATTGTCGGGTGAGAGTAATAAATCGGTTAGTGAGAATAAGAAATCATCAAACATGGGTGAGATCAATCGTTCCTGTGATGAAGAAATCAAAGGGAAACCTGTTGAAGAACATGGTAATTGTGTACCCTGCAGAAGGAATCAATGAGGTAGAAGATGGTGAGTTTGTGCCGTCTGAAAACAAGAATTTTTGGGCTCCGTCCGATGATTCTCCGGCACCGGTATCCACACCGGAAATAATCGACGGTTCGATGTCGGATGCAGTTCAAAGGCCGAGGGATTTTCATTTTCCAAGATGAATGGTGCCGGTCTCGAGGAAAATAACAGCACGAGTGATGCTGGTTCGTTGAAATCTCCAAGGAATTTTCAAAAACATGTTGGGCCGAATCAAACATTTGGGCCAGATTATACTTCTGACTCTAATATGGACAATTACTCTTCAAATGGGCCGAGCTTGGGCTCAGACGAAAGAAACGTGGGTGATCCTACTCCATACGAAAAAGAATGTGTCGTGACTTCTATTCCAGCTCATACCGCGGTTGCTCGTTTTCGTGTCAAAAGGAAAAATGTTCCTCCTTTGATCAAAAGTCATTTTATTAATCATGTATGGGGCAGGAATAATATGAATCGTAACCGACGTCGAGATAATTTTCGATGGCACGAAAGATATTTTATCGACAATGTGATGAATAAATCGGAGGAAGATATTGGTTGTTGCTCGTGTTGCTCTTCTTGCGCGTCATCGGATTCGGATACATCATCGGACTCGGAAACATAGTTTTCTCAGCTGTCTTGTCGTGTTATCTATAATGTCCTCGTGATTGTGTGCCCTATATAGTTTTCGAGCTTTTGCGTGTGTGTGTGTCCTAATTTTGTGGTTGCGTGTTGTTTCGTGTTTTatctagctccttgctagttttTATCTCGTGTATTtggttttttttaataataaaaatttacttgcctttcaaaaaaaaaaaaaaaaaaaatatactttacaACATATGTATACTAATCGAAAATTCAAAATGTGATTCAATAAGTCAAACAGAGTGCATACATATGAGACCTAATGTATTTTCATTTTTATAGAGATAGAGAACCAACTTAATAAATGATTAAGATATACCTTTAACTATGCGTTAAACTAATCAGTTTCAAACATTGGTGTGTATTATATTACAATATACCAAGATCTTCCATTACCGTTACAAATCTAGCATCTCGAAATGTCTTGAACTTCAGTCCTACACAAATTTATTTCATTTtagaataataaattaattattaattagtgacATTATATTAGAATAATTAGTACGAGTATTTTATCGTCCTTTATTATGcgtgtttaaaagtacgtaagcaTTAGTCCCACTTATCACTTAATAAAGTGATGATCCAAAAAGTGGTTTATTGAGCTTATTGGGCACTTTTTGAGCTaacttagaagctttaaactttttTATAATGTGTTCACTTTTTTCCTTTTCACATCTAGCTAGAATATCATCTAATAGCCAATACATTGATTTTACTGTATTTACACAACTGATCTAATTAAATTAATTTTAACTTTATTGTGATATAGCCGTATAGGATAAGATTGTTTTGCGAATGAAAACTTTAGTTCCTCAATCCCAGGTGTAGCTATTATGCCATTACGCTTAGTGTTAAAGGTTAACTAGCACGAGTACTACAATTAGCATGCCAATTGAAGCCAATTCTCGTTAAGACAACTTCGGCTATGAGATTTGCTTTTGTTTGTAAATTGTAACGTAGCTACTGTGTATAGCCTTTACGTAAAGTACAAATATCATGTATGTAAGCCAAAAGTAGTCATTAGTTTAGTACTTTAACATACTGAAAGTTCCAAATCAAGAAGATTGTATCATGGAATATACATCGTTAACGATACTGTATTAGAAAATGTAACTGATCACATATTACTAGTTGCTGGTGCCTTTGAGTTTGACAACTCATCaagttttagaatatattttgactTCATATAACAGGCTACTGTTATGACGGAACCAGGATAGGGCAATTTTGTTTATTTTGTTGTACACCAAACTTAGATGGCACTAGCAAGTATGAACGAAATAATGGATAATAAgaaattcacatttaaaaatacTTTCTAAGCTTTGTTATTTGTTAGCTAAGGCAGTAACCACGATAGATCTTTTATACACAACTATAATACAACAATAAATCAGTATTTTTTTAGCTCTGAAACGTCCTATCAGAACTGACCTGCTCGTATGTCTCTATCAACTCGTTCTGCATTGAAGGTCCCAGGGAGTTCTCTAAAATCTTCATTGAAGATGGAATAGGCACTGCATGTGTCCATTAAAGAGACAAATAAACACTTTATTAATTACAGAGAAACTATTAAACCATTTGTTAGACCTAGTGGTTATGCCAAATCAAATGACCAAAAACTTATCAATCAATTTACTTGCCTGTACAGGTGGCAAGTTTGATTCATTTGCATATAGATGAATTAATTAGGGTTGTGTTTGATATCATATATGTATATGCAGTGGCAAAAATAAGATAGGGGCAGGGGTTGGCAGCCGCCccaagtggatttgcaatttttagtgcaaAAAAATTTAGATTTTTTGATTTGGCccctaatgattttttttttgcgccaaagtctccatattttgcctcaaaacctccaaattttgcccaaaaaccttcatattttgcccccaaACCTTCATAGCCCAGAAAAAGTTGCTACGCTTTACAAAGAAATTCGCCAAAAATTGCTGCTTCCGCCACTGTGTATATGATACATACCTCATATCACCTTGTTGACGCTTTCCAAGATTTAGAAAGATAATGGCGAAACCGGTTCCAAGGATCTATATATATAAGAGTAAAATGAGAGATTCGGTATAGTAAAATCTTCCAACATTGAAAGCATTAAACTGTAAGAGCTGTTACCCGACCCACCCATTTGCCACCTGGCGCACCTCTAGTCCCATGTATAACGAATCAACCAAATTGTCAATCATCATATAAAGAAAAATTCAAAAACAGTTTTACTTACATATAAAGGTCCCACATCCCATTTGTGAGCAATAGGTGCCAAGATAGACCACATGGTAATTACAGCCCACACCTTGATTCTAAGAGAGAAGATTGCCATCAAAAGCAtatctaattaaaaaaaaaatgaaaaaataaaaaatgCAACAAGTCAGTACCAACCACAACTGAAACTTTTAAGCTTGAATTTTCATTAAACCACAAGCTTACCGGGTATCTTCAATTTTTCACGTAGGAATATAAAAAGTCTTCTCTTCCATCCATTATTTAATTCTGGGATCTGAAACTTCTACATTTAGGGGAAGACTCGGTTAGAATATGTACAAAAGAAGCACAGAATACAAGTCAAGCGAAGAACTACAGGGAGCAATTTTGACCCTATCGAATCAAATCATGTTTTATCTCCAATGGTTCAAACACGTAAAAAATAGCTTAGAAGAATTCTGGTCAAATGGGTTAAAACTCAAAAGTCACCCAAAGTAttgtttaatgcatagaatatcataatattattttaTTCAGAAAAATAGAATATTGTGGATATAATAAAATCCTTCTGAGTATAATGGACACGCTATTTATAGGAAGTCATAAATTTCAGGACAAAACTGATCAACCCAACCCTTTTCATCCCCTACAAAAAAGAATCTATTTCGACTCATTACCTGACCCACCCATTTTGCAACCTAAAAAAATCATCATGGAATTCTATCAAAGAAGAATATACAGTTCAGTTCTTACTAGTTCCTCTTCATCATCCTCGAATCCATTTTGAAAGTGTTTAGCAGGAGGTTTTGGTTTAACAGCAACAATAAGAGTATCTGGAAAAAATCACAAGAATTTCTTAAATACTGTATAAATAACAAAATTTAATTGCAAAAATAACAACCAAATATCAAAACAAAAGATTCACAAGACACACTAGAAAGTTGACAATCGGCAAATATCAAAATTAGGCAAACTCTTGCACTGTTGAAACTTATGCACAAGAGTTTGTCCAATACACCACAAAAGTAAAACAAAACTTGTACCTCCTTTTTTGAAATGAACAGATATGTCATCGCCATATTTGCTGTCATGTAACACATTTCCATGCAAAACAAGCTTCAAATTTTCCAGAGGCAAGCGCCCATTCCCAGCAATTAAATTTCTCAAATCACGTACCTGATTGACATTATTTCTTAGAATATAAAACTACGCACCTTCGAAGTAAAAGAATATCGATTTAGAGGTAACTCTCAAACAAGATCTATTCACTAATCGCAGCATATGGTtagaatgttaatgttaatgttaatatataaaatttgTGGTACAGACGTCATATTTGACCAACTCTTTTACAAATCTATAAACTGCTTTACATACACCAATCATACTGATTTTGGAAGACTGACATCTCTTTCTGACAACAGACGGACTACGAGGGACTGGATGACTAAAGGTCCTCTACCACTGAGTCCATAAGACTGTAA of the Rutidosis leptorrhynchoides isolate AG116_Rl617_1_P2 chromosome 5, CSIRO_AGI_Rlap_v1, whole genome shotgun sequence genome contains:
- the LOC139850357 gene encoding uncharacterized protein isoform X2; this translates as MNEIKSNSGTGDDNIVRITLRMIGPLPPSSLDVPSPIKVRDLRNLIAGNGRLPLENLKLVLHGNVLHDSKYGDDISVHFKKGDTLIVAVKPKPPAKHFQNGFEDDEEELKFQIPELNNGWKRRLFIFLREKLKIPDMLLMAIFSLRIKVWAVITMWSILAPIAHKWDVGPLYRCARWQMGGSDPWNRFRHYLSKSWKASTR
- the LOC139850357 gene encoding uncharacterized protein isoform X1, translated to MNEIKSNSGTGDDNIVRITLRMIGPLPPSSLDVPSPIKVRDLRNLIAGNGRLPLENLKLVLHGNVLHDSKYGDDISVHFKKGDTLIVAVKPKPPAKHFQNGFEDDEEELKFQIPELNNGWKRRLFIFLREKLKIPDMLLMAIFSLRIKVWAVITMWSILAPIAHKWDVGPLYILGTGFAIIFLNLGKRQQGDMSAYSIFNEDFRELPGTFNAERVDRDIRAGLKFKTFRDARFVTVMEDLGIL